The Lactuca sativa cultivar Salinas chromosome 2, Lsat_Salinas_v11, whole genome shotgun sequence genome includes the window TCGAAGCATCTACTTCTCAATGTCCGAAGGCCTCGTCTGCTGTTGAGGCTTCAACGAAGGAATGCAAAGAAGCGatcgcaaaagtcgataaactaatttctgagGCTCAATTATTCCTTGATTCTTTTGCAGGTTGCTGCTCAAAATAACTCTCAGACAGTGAACGCTTTGGTTGATAATCTTCAACGTTCTCTTCAAGCTGAAAGGGATAATCTTCAAGCTGCTCGTCAATCCATTGAAGCTGCCAATGCCACCCTTCACGTTGATGTCAATGGTCGTCTGAATCAACTGGAAGCTGAATTGGTTGTTGAAAATCGCATAATGGATGAGTTAGACAAGCGTACCTCTCAGCTGAAAATGCAAAACCTCAAGCTTCGCACTGCAACAAACGAGCTTAATGATTTAAAGTATGAAATGGAGGTAATTCGAAGCTCTGTAGGTGAAGTTCATTCCATTCTACTTTATCTTCTTGATGCACATGATCCCATTATGACTATAACCATCCGACGCCATTTGGCTGACAAACTTAGACCTGTATTGGATATCCTTAGTCGAATTGCAGGTGTTTCGGTGACTAGTGTCCAGCCGAAACAAGGGGAGAAAAGGCAAAAACTCAACCTCCTCCCGTACCTGAGTCAACAGCTAAAccgaaggataatgaagcttcggtcagcaaAAGGGATAAGAGGAAAAAGAAAATTGGTGAGGATGAAAcatataatgatgatgatgattttgaagatACTTTGGGTGAAATTCCCTCTAAGCCTTTTTAGAAAACAAAACTTTCTGAGAAAGAGTTTGCAGAAAAGATCAAGAAGCAAACGGATGAGCTGgagaagaagcaaaaagaaaAGGATCTCTTGGAGAAAAAGAAGTCCATTTTTCCAGAGTGGACCATTGATTCGCTTCAAAGAGATGCTATAGATGAACCGAGTACTCATTGGCTTGAACCTGTCATGTCGTTCGGCCTTGAAAACTCGAAGGATGTgcagtttgacatgccaatcactcgaaaggaATTTATCTTTCATTGCTTCAACTCAACTACTGCTATCCCCTCTCCAGACCCGAAGATGGATAGGGATCTGTTAGAGTTTTATCTGGAGTTCGCTCAGCCATAGTACCTGACCTGGAGCTCACAGAAGATTATAACTGTCAAGGTATTAAAGCCTTATTCATCTGTGAAGTTAATCAACGTCaaattcaaagtgactcgaggCTCTAAAGGCTCGGTTCATAGTTTCTCCCTGGTTGATCTACCGAACTTCAACTCtcacgactggatactcctcaacaaaatttTGCTGTGGAGTCCTTAGGAGTATCAGTCGATAATAGACCACatcaagcgaatgcttgtttactacattcatgaagtagcaaagatggatcaagaaatcGCCTCGGCTATTCACAAGCAAACTACGATCAAACCAATGGGAAGAGCTGGTGATATAAACTCAATGATCAAAGGGAAATTTACTCAAAATATCACACTTTGATGTTTCTCAGGGGTGAAGGTCAAAAATGCCTATTCGCTCTTGTTGATAAGCACCTGTTCTCAACTACTTACTCGGAGCATATTTTAGAGATCATTCAGATGTGTAATCAGAACTCAACAGCCGACAAGAAGTTGTTTACTGACATGCTGAGATGGTATATTCAATTTTGGCAGACTCTTCTTGCTATCATTCCTCGGCTGTTCAAAGTTGTGAAGACAGTGAAGCCTGCTCAActgaaataatctctcgcctcatttgatgcaaaggaggagattgttgggcctatagtgttgcgtcatgggctcggtccttagcccagttttggtagccggtttgggcctatccaaccgtacattattttactctagggttttggtatttaaggtgcatgcatgcatctttaGTTAGTaacgcttttattatttttctcatcagtattgtaaaccctagctcgcctctacagtggaagttcttcatcgagctttgctgaggtgtgactatatttgaatcataagttttacaTTTATTCCATACTGTGTTCATAATTGTATtgtgtttgaattgtttgttcttcaccaatatacctgtgaaagatctaaacgatctgagatttattctcatcaatatatatatatatatatatatatatatatatatatatatatatatcaccctTTTATATGTTAGAAACAAAAACTAGTATGTTTATcgaatattaatcataaattgtTACATAAAGAATCATAAGGTTTTGCTTCAAAAATTGTTTAAACAAAAGgttaaacataatattttggaaatggttaaattggaatattattaatattttgggACCATTttcggctatatatatatatatatatatatatatatatatatatatatatatatatatgtgtgtgtgtgtgtgtgtgtgtgtgtgtgtgtgtgtgtgtgtgtgtgtgtgtgtgtgtgtaaggacCATTTTGGAAAATGGAATAAAATTGAAGAATTATTGAACATCTCAATTTCGaaggaccaaaaatgaaattttttgataCAAAGGGccattttttaatattttctcaATTTTAAGCCTTAAATGAGTATTTTAGAAGAAATGGGCTATTTATAATAATTCACAAAGTGTTGGGCCATTTATGACACCTTTCGACAAAAATGGATCTTATTTGATAACTTTACACAAAGAAGGGCCATTTTTGCCAGTATCGATAATATTGGATCAAttcttttataaatatgattcaaTGTGGTTTATTTCTTAATAAACACAATAAAGCGATATGCCTAGTCAATGAGCTCaattattgttatttattaaatAGCGGATTTTCACCGGTTAGTACACCTATCTGTTGGTATTCTAGTCAGACAAGTCTCCTCAGTacctaaatatataaatatattagtgtatgtTTAAAGTCCTGTAAAGAGTTGTAACCAGGGTCTCCTGGAGGGGGAtcgagaatttgtgtatagatctatacgggcttgacaccccgcaccttcgttgttcgctacagctacaGCAGCCactctagggtgacaaatgtcttttatCAAAAGTgggcgcctgagaaacgccaagacaggcctccgtcatattagtatggttataacggctcaaTAGAATACGGTAATGCTATTTAGAATTTTTTGTAAGGAAAACCTTCCAAATGAATTGGCACATTGTGATGACCATCTCCATGCATGGTAGTGATTGTCCACATTCGTTGTGTTGATCGTCCACTTGCGTTGTGCGGAATGTCCACAACTGCCTGTTGATTTCTCTTACCCCTccagtcttagggttttaagaccaccaatttttatataagaaaatatgggattttctggaggaaacgATTTTATACGATTTTGAAAACGATGAACTAATACACACATATGTAACTATACTCCATTGGAAACAGAACTCACGATTattttatataagaaaatatgggattgtCTAGAGGAAACGATTTTATACGATTTCGAAAAAGATCAACTAATACGCATACACATGTAACTATACTCAATTGGAAACAGAACTCACGAGTattttatataagaaaatataggattttctggaggaaacgattttaaactattttgaaagacGATATATTAAAACAAACACACATGATACTATACTAGATGGAAAACAAGACTTATAACTGTTTTGACAAGAAAACACTGAAATTTTCTGGATTTCGAAACTATCACAAattcttatacaaaaatgcttatgaactcaccaacatattttatgttgactCTTTTCAaacaacttatattctcaggaaattCGTAAGTAGGTTAAAGGGATGCAGATTCAGAAATACGTTGTTGTAGTTCGGAATTTATTTACCTATGCCTCTTTTGTGTAATTTGAAGAataaatacaatatgtaaacggtgtaagtttgttatctcaatgtatgatgtttggatttgctatgtttcatttaaattcaattgttatgatactgcacaacgAAGTCACCCTCCTCCGGACGTTTCCATCGTCTGCTCTGGGGGTGTGAAAGAttcgtatcagagcattgtttatagtgagctattATATCTatccatacaagatatacaactataaatacaatgggactaaaaaacTCTGACTAAAATTATACATACTTACTAGCACAATATCATAGTAAGAAGAAAACAAAAGTAACTAAAGGTTGAACACTACAGTCAAatctaggcagttatgtaatcatatatgggataaatataTCCTGATCagctatatttatttgagatataaCCAACATGTGCTTAGAAGTGATGGTGGTGTTTCAACAAACCTAAAACCTACCAACCATACATACAAGAGAACACCATAATCtaacattaagtttaaaatactataggagtattttaggataccaTAAACCCCCACACCTAAACTTTCCTCGTATTTCTCATACCCCTATTCTCACACAAACGACATAGTTGAAATTCCTCACAAAGATCTCTACTACCCTGTCACGGTGACTTGCGGATGGGTCAAGGAAGGACCAAAAGAGGTCCATAAGATAAGCCCAGAGGTGAAGTCTAAGGAtaccaaaatatgaattttgtaAAGGAGGATTCCGACTAAGAGCCAAGCACGGATGAAAGCGCCAAGGAAACCCTTAGCGAGACTTATCCTATTAGCAAGAAACTCTTTCACCTCTCTCCTCCCAGATATGTATACACCCAATATAAGTGCCCCTGGAATAGACATACCTAGTAACAAAACAATACCCATGCAAAAACAAGCTTAGTCATTGGCATCTACCAAGGTCATGATGCATTGGCACAAAAGACGATCCCATCCACAATCGATGTGCATCGTGCTCCAATCCCCAACACCATCACAATTCAAGCACCACCCCCATATGGGCCACAAGTAAACCGATTTGACTCCCGGTTTACTACTCTCTGTCATGGAGTAATGGAGACTGGAAGCAAAGCCCGATATATGACAATGTAAACCCGACTTTCCCACGAACAACAAACACACCATTCTAAAGCCTTATGGAACCAACCAGTAGAACTAGAGAACTGCACGAACCGTCTACACTCCATAAAGGAGGAAGTGACCCCCCCTAAGACAACACCCGATTACAACTGAAACTAGGACAACCTTAGCAAAACAAAGAGCGAAAGGGGCCGCTCTTGAAACGAGTAAAATGGCCAAACACCTTGTACGCCATTTCGGCATAGGAGAATCACCACACTACCGCCCTAGGTTTATGTTGTATTGAACCGCAACTAGTAGTAGTAAGCCAAGAGAGGTACGCCCTCCAAGAACCCATGTAATATGAATCCAATCAAGTTATAGATGGCTATACAATATCCCGATAAAACATAACATGCGATATTCTACTCTCAATCGTAAATACataatagggatgtaggtcgaaacaaagaaaaatgtataacaaaacatgtgatttatatgcatACATGCATAAGTTCATATCTACTATCAAAGATAAGATATGACTAGAAATAACCATAGCTACTCACGAACATGTATCCCATCATGCAACAGAAACATGTCTTTCCATGGAAACAACCAGCTAGCTGGCGAAGCACTGGTCCTACGAATAGATTCCACCACTTCCCAAACCACTATAACGGTTGTCGTGGCAGTTGTCATGGCACACCTCAACACCAATAATACATACAAAAATGGGAGCAGTGTTGGTAATTTCAACCGCATTAACAACCAAGGAAACCAACGAAGGACAACTCGCCAATACACCCTAAAACGTAAGCCTATGAGCAAGATACAAAAGTTTGGGAAAGAAGAAGGAGGTAGTTCAACTCAGAGGCTTACCAAAAAGGCAACAAGCGGGAGTAGTCCCTACCCTTACTAACACTACTCCTCCCACATTGAGAAAACCATATCTTGGAAACTCTCCACACTGCAACAAGTGTAAATACCATCACCGGGGAGCCTGCCGGGATTTTCGTTGTAGAAGGTGCAACAAGATAGGGCATACCTCCTGTTATTGTAGGGCCCTGGCCCCATGCGTCACTTCGACCGTCAACCCAGAAGTAAGTCCAGTATGTCACAAATGCGGTGCAACAAGacatttcaagagagattgtcTAACAGAGATGAATGACGGAGGATTTGACAACTAGACAGGAGGAGGCGACAAGGAACCCTACCGAGATTTTTAGTACGTTCCCACgataaactttataccttgaattttcaaaaaaagGTTTTGTCAATTAAAAACATAATCAAAAACTATTACCTCATTCGAGCAAATCCTATAAATTACAAAGAAACTAGAGATCCTTgtgaattgtcacacccccaaaccaaggatggcagaaatgtccgggggtggaggacttcatgtatagtatcacaacaacgagtataatagtgctcaaagtaaaaacaaccaacataaatataattgaaaaagttacaccatagtatgagcttacatgtttctaaatcaattacattatgttgacaaaaatgaaatgtttgatgcCTTAGcgccccatcctcaaaagccACTGATTTCCtattttactgatttcctgataatataagtagttttgaaagagtgccaacaattaagttggtgagttcataagagttttatgtGATAGAGatgtcattttccttgtaaaagcaagCGAATATGATTCCAAAAAATCCATTATTTTCGTTATAAAAATGGGTAATGAAAGTTCCTATGTTATGCAATAATGTACCCTAGAAAGACCCATAGATTCCCTCTATAATCAcccagtgtatataagttatacaaaatttaagttaaataaaccgtcaaatataatgggtctgccctaaatccacaaccaaacaaggaacaggaagtaaggcggacccaccaattctaagtcgatcgcgactaaattcttatataactctaacatatacacttagcaattatagccaAAAACTAACAAATTCTAGATGAATtgtagttttaatatcataaaaccatcttgtgtaaacctggtactttgtatttgtaccccgttAATGAAAatcccggtactttgtaatgtacccctttttgtataaacccagtactttgtatttgtaccctgtTAATGAAATcctggtactttgtaatgtacccctttttgtataaacctggtactttgtatttgtaccccgttAATGAAAatcccggtactttgtaatgtaccacTTTTTGTATAAactcggtactttgtatttgtaccccgttAATGAAAATCTTTggtaatgagtttgaaatgtaaatgaagcataaactatacctattatagtttatcaaagtgTTTGTATTGTATATGCAatctaactatacctattatagtttagctTAATTGTTTGTGATGTATAATAGACTCAACCatacttattataatttattataaatatttgTAGTGGTAGTACTTCTTTATATATGCTTCATACCTTTAAACTAGGTAAATAATGAGTACGATCAGCAACATGTATTCAAATAAAactatacaccttgctcaacaagttacaaggtgtaaatatGATTGTTAACTATTTTATAGTCTTAACTTTTCTGTTCCTGCTATTGGAAAATTTATACAAAAATCATCCGAGGTTGAAATTTAGATCCATAAACTCTGAGGGATTAGAAAATGTGtctattttattaataatctttatcatgatttttagtgacctttaACTTATGTAAAAATGTCCGACTTCACAGATTGGTCCCTAGTGGTTTCTGAAATGATCGGctgttttgtaaaattcaccataaattgtaCAAAAATCTTGTGAATATGTGaaagtagtaattttaaaggtaAAAACCTGATCTATTTgcatctaatacagttttgaaaactaaaaagtttaagatgttcaaaacagtccgtgaatgaacattaacttttctattgaaagctgatgtttgagtttagttaagttgttggtgttttaacttgtgttctccccctaaaacttgatgaaaacataaaaatgtgggggtatgaactcaccttgagtgattttagaagatggatgatgaagaaaaggagTTTCCaggtcaagaacacttgggaggtgcttgaagatttgaagatcctatgaacaaatatgacgatatttgtgtaaggaatccGTAATTCGAGTGCAAGGATGTAAGATAATCAAGTGTAGGATGAAGTTACTTACCAAAATAAGAGGAGAGTTCTCAAGAACAACCTTCAAATTTGATTTTacagagagaaagtgagagagagaaatgggtttgattcttggtgaAAGTGTGAAGAAATGTGGGAGAAGAAGTAAAGATTTCCAGCCTTGATCACCCTCATATGCCAGAGAAAGTGGGTGAAAGGACAAATAATTGACTAAGTATGGAGAAATAGTGACTGAGTATGGCCCTAGAGTGGGTGTGGTgagttgcttgtgtcataactcAAATGTAAAGCCAACACTCCACCTCAAAATCtcacccactagattttattcttaaataaagatttccctaaaaatgtgtttaaattatgaatatatagtgttttatatgtcaaaatatgagtttaGGTGAAAGTCCCacgtaaaaataataaaaaacgggcttaaaacggagttgtggtcgaaaaccgggtgaaaaatgaaaatttacgaAGTCTGGCCGAAGTTTCGGTCCTTAGGGTGTTAGAACCGAAGACTGGTTCAGTTGATGTTTTAGAACCGAGAGGGAGAGGTTCAGTCCGAGCAGTCTCGCAGGCAAAGCCATCAGAAGAGGGATCGAAGGCGAATGGAGCGAGGCGAAGGCGAAGGGTAGTTCGGGTTCGGTCTTATGCGAGGTTCGGTTCTAATGagaggttcggctccttaagagggtttTTTGCATAAACTTCCATTTTCAAGCGGTTTTTGACTAAAtcaagggtcgggatgccccgagtgattataaaaagtcgagagagatttgtgagagatttcacatacttggagagatttcgcatacttagagagatttaggagagatttcacatacttagagagatttgggagagatttcacatacttagaaagatttgggagagatttgtggTAGCGAGAGATTGAGCgagagagatctgagagagacttCGTTTGAGACCTTTTTGGATGTTTAGCTTCGTTGTGCAAAGTGTGTAAACACCGTTAAGCCTCGTTATGATTGTTATATGTCCCTGAGGGTTAcggaataatgttttatcgaatagtttcatcacttaccccgattagggtttagaatttctgaACATACGAGCTTTCTAAGTGATAACTTCTtattaaaatagcgagttgtacAATAGTAACatattgtaaaccctaatacacaaGGGGTTTGACCAGTTGATTTTATTTAACTTTAACTTGACTGGAAATTGACGGTTGCCACATGAATGGACCAGGATGGTTCCATATAAACGTTAGGATCATATATGGTTAGGATTCCATAAACTAAGAGTGTGTGGTCCCGCCCTATTCTCTTTTCCCTGGTCTGAATGTTGATTAGGGCAGAACCACGCCGTCAAATTACCTTTATGAAATTCTAAGTATGTACGGTTAGGTCACACCCATCTATAATAGAAAAACCTAGCACTATTCAGATTACGAATTCCCTTGCTTTATATCAATGCTCCCGTATTTCTATAACACCCAGCAAGCAGGGACAAAGTAGACACAATAGTACAACAAAAACGAAACTAGTAGtgataagaacaagaacataGAACACCCTATCATTCCTAACAACCATAACTTTCCAATCGATGTAACACCTGTTATAATAAGGATTCCAGCATCATTTATTTGACACGGACTGGCTTGATTCTCACCCTACAAACTTCGAGCACTAAAAAGAGATTTCCGTCTTGTACAACCGAATAACAAAACTCTTCCAACCTGTAACGACATATCCCTAGCATCCAGACCTATGAGCTCCTATGTAAGAGATGCCACACTCATTCCTAGCCCCAATAATGATTTGAAAGCAAGAAACAAAAGACATCAAGGGAACCTGAAAGGCTTCCAACCTTCCCCTAAATATTCCTAGAATCCTTTTAGAAATCTCaaccacactactagaaaaacagccttttacgacgcgcaatcaatgacacacgctgatagaggacacgcatttgagCGTGCGCTAAAAGTTgatgtcagttttccaaaatatgaagcatagagggcacgcatttttgcgtgccctaaaattagtgtctaataAAAAAACGGAGGGCACCTTAaataaaatgtgcgtcgtctaaccatgtcgctttataaattttaatgaaacgTGCGTTTCATccgagggggaaatgaaatccaaaaATTAAAAAGCCCGCTTTGTTTCCACTGGCTGAAAACCCTAGCTCATCCCCGCCAAAAACTCCCTTTCTTCCGCCCACTTCATAAGTTCATTTCTATGGTTATCTTGATTGTAATATGGTTTTTCATCTTGCCCATGAGTTAACGAGCTCCATAGCTCTCCAACTGCAAAATCGGGAGATGTGTTGGTCATGTAGATCTTGGTGAAACTCAAGGAATACCCTTTTACGTAATCAAATTGCCACCCATCAAACCCTATTTCAATCTTGAGCCAGTTTATCCAATCACATAACTCCTTTTGGACTATAGGGTTTACATGATCGATGCCTGGGGAACCTGTAATGGGATCTCCCGTGTCGATATTTCCATTGCCAACGCAATAGTCGTAGTCTTTGCAAATCAAGGAAGATCCCCAATCAAGGCGTTTATCTGGAGTTCCACCCTCGAAGATATAGTATTTCCCGCTTCCATCTTGCTTTTCCCCTGTtgtgtgatttataactatgtttgCAACGGATTTGATTCCCTTGTTGTACACGGTAGTAGAAAGGGTAAAAAGCAAAatcccattttttttgaaaacactGTCTCGTTCTCTTTTGCCTTTGTTCTCCATATTTTTCCTGAACATTTCCATATCACCCAGTTCAAACACGATTTAGGTTTCAAATTCAACTAGAAGGATGGGAGAATTAACGATTGAATTTCACAATAATCCCTGGTCTATCTCTTCCAACTTTTCCCCGATTCCATCTTTATCACTCCTCACAAAAATCTCCATCGATCATTTTAGGTTTTCTCCACCGAGTAATCCTCTCGAAGATTCTATGTTAATATCGGCTTATCTGTTCACACGCCATGACTTGCCTCTGTTCTTCTCTACATATCTAAATAACGACATCTACAGGTACGATTTACTCCATTGCTAACTGGAATTCCTTCAACTTCTTTTGAATATACTCATTTTGCATCTCTATTATTTTTGATTTCATGGTTCTGTAAGTTAGGATTTGATTATGGTGCGAATTTTTCATGCTCAGGGAATATTCCAGATGTTATGTAGCTTAACTGTTATGCAAAGGTTTGTGTTCTTTTGTTCTTTCTCCTAATTTCCAAGTTCAATTGATTTCTTATTATATCTGAAGTCTCCAAACAACAGTCTAATTATAGAGTACATATCATTAAACTTTTTTAATGTTGTTTGTCAGGGAGACTATTCATTGCTGATACGAACAACAGTCTCATTAGATATTTGGATCTGAACAAAGAAGATGCATAAGTTGTTACACTTGAGCTAAAAGGAGTTCAGCCTCCTGTACCAAAATCAAGATCTCCAATTCGCCTTAGAAAACGAAATTCAGCTGACACACAAACAATTGTAGTTGATGGTGGCTGAAGGTTATTATTTCTCAaaggttctctctctctctctctctctctctctctgatagGTGTTGTTTTTTGACTTAATAGTCACTATTGATGTACTATATATACAATTGAATTTCATTTCCTCATAAAGAAACTTACTTTAT containing:
- the LOC111904829 gene encoding alpha-amylase, whose amino-acid sequence is MENKGKRERDSVFKKNGILLFTLSTTVYNKGIKSVANIVINHTTGEKQDGSGKYYIFEGGTPDKRLDWGSSLICKDYDYCVGNGNIDTGDPITGSPGIDHVNPIVQKELCDWINWLKIEIGFDGWQFDYVKGYSLSFTKIYMTNTSPDFAVGELWSSLTHGQDEKPYYNQDNHRNELMKWAEEREFLAGMS